In Ochotona princeps isolate mOchPri1 chromosome 33, mOchPri1.hap1, whole genome shotgun sequence, one DNA window encodes the following:
- the LOC101525864 gene encoding olfactory receptor 7G1-like: MASASLPPFFISRDFHWLSLTRLRGGQRLLGHVVYKFVAAGSENVGGTLWCFPNFFRAELEWKQSCKEFNRLINTLEAGNRTAGSQFFLLGLTDDPALQPLLFGLFLCIYLVTVLGNLLIILAVCSDAHLHTPMYFFLGSLSFTDIWISSTTVPKMLTNLRAGDHGITYAGCLTQICFVLILGGFESCLLAVMAYDRYVAICQPLRYTVVMSPRLCVLLVLLSLCASLLNALLHCLMVLRLVFCTHLEIRHFFCELVPVIRLACSDPLVNQLLIYFVTSLFAGIPLSGIIFSYGRIVSSVLRMRSARGRHKAFSTCGAHLSVVSLFYGTAFGVYMSSTVAESSVGSVVASMMYIVVPQMMNPFIYSLRNRDMKGALRTLVCHLHCACVFGRS; the protein is encoded by the exons ATGGCTTCGGCTTCACTTCCGCCTTTCTTCATCTCGCGGGACTTCCATTGGCTGTCACTGACGCGCCTGCGGGGTGGGCAGAGGCTTCTGGGACATGTAGTTTATAAGTTCGTGGCCGCG GGGTCCGAGAACGTGGGGGGCACCCTTTGGTGCTTTCCCAACTTCTTCCGTgcggagctggagtggaagcagagctgtaagGAGTTCAATCG ACTCATCAATACCCTGGAAGCCGGAAACCGGACAGCTGGTTCCCAGTTCTTTCTGCTGGGGCTCACGGATGACCCGGCCCTGCAGCCGCTCCTCTTCGGCCTGTTCCTATGCATCTACCTGGTTACCGTGCTGGGGAACCTGCTCATCATCCTGGCCGTGTGCTCCGATGCCCACCTCCAcacccccatgtacttcttcctcggGAGCCTGTCTTTCACCGACATCTGGATCAGCAGCACCACCGTCCCCAAGATGTTGACAAACCTCCGGGCCGGGGACCACGGCATCACCTACGCCGGCTGCCTCACTCAAATCTGCTTCGTGTTGATCCTGGGTGGCTTTGAAAGCTGTCTGCTGGCcgtgatggcctatgaccgctacGTGGCCATCTGCCAGCCGCTGAGGTACACGGTGGTGATGAGCCCACGCCTGTGCGTCCTGCTGGTCCTGCTCTCGCTGTGTGCCAGCCTCCTCAATGCCCTCCTGCACTGCCTGATGGTGCTGCGGCTGGTCTTCTGCACGCACCTGGAGATCCGTCACTTCTTCTGCGAGCTAGTGCCCGTCATCCGGCTTGCGTGCTCTGACCCCCTTGTCAACCAACTCCTGATCTATTTCGTGACCAGCCTGTTTGCTGGCATCCCTCTTTCTGGCATCATCTTCTCTTACGGCCGGATCGTCTCCTCGGTCTTGAGGATGCGGTCAGCCAGGGGGAGGCACAAAGCCTTTTCCACCTGCGGGGCTCACCTGTCAGTGGTCTCCTTGTTCTACGGGACAGCGTTCGGGGTATACATGAGCTCGACCGTGGCCGAGTCTTCCGTGGGAAGTGTTGTGGCCTCGATGATGTACATCGTGGTCCCCCAAATGatgaaccccttcatctacagcctgaggaacaggGACATGAAGGGGGCCTTGAGGACTCTCGTGTGTCATCTGCACTGTGCTTGCGTCTTCGGAAGGAGTTAA
- the LOC101525383 gene encoding olfactory receptor 1M1, which translates to MGPSNQTSTSEFILLGLAESPERETLLFSVFLCMYVVTVMGNLLIVLAISWDSHLHTPMYFFLANLSWVDLCLATNTIPKMLVNLQTKGKSISYSCCLVQMYFFHFFGIVDSVLLAVMAYDRFVAICHPLRYATVMSPRLCGLLVGGLWLFSCSVSLTHVLLVARLVFCGHNELPHYFCDLTPLLRLSCTDTMVNRIFVLVVAGMVIAAPFVCILASYARIMVAVVGVSSVGGRRKAFSTCGSHLTVVTLFYGTTIGVYLCPSSVRTVDKEKAAAVMYTAVTPMLNPFIYSLRNRDLKGALRKLIQRKVALSP; encoded by the coding sequence ATGGGACCCAGCAACCAAACGAGCACATCCGAGTTCATCCTCCTGGGCCTTGCAGAAAGCCCGGAACGGGagactctcctcttctctgtcttcctctgcatGTATGTGGTCACAGTTATGGGCAACCTGCTCATCGTCCTGGCCATCAGCTGGGACTCCCACCTCCACACGCCCATGTATTTCTTCCTGGCCAACCTCTCCTGGGTGGACTTGTGCCTGGCCACCAACACCATCCCCAAGATGTTGGTGAACCTCCAGACCAAAGGCAAGTCCATCTCCTACTCCTGCTGCCTCGTCCAGATGTACTTCTTCCATTTTTTCGGCATCGTGGACAGCGTCCTCCTAGCCGTCATGGCGTACGACCGCTTCGTGGCCATCTGTCACCCTCTGCGTTACGCCACTGTCATGAGTCCACGCCTCTGCGGCCTCCTCGTCGGTGGCCTGTGGTTGTTCTCCTGCTCCGTCTCCCTCACCCACGTCCTGCTCGTGGCGCGCCTGGTTTTCTGCGGCCACAACGAGCTGCCCCACTACTTCTGCGACCTCACGCCCCTCCTCCGGCTTTCCTGCACGGACACCATGGTCAACAGGATCTTTGTGCTTGTTGTGGCGGGGATGGTGATCGCGGCGCCCTTCGTCTGCATCCTGGCCTCCTATGCACGTATCATGGTGGCTGTCGTGGGGGTCTCCTCTGTCGGGGGCAGGAGGAAAGCCTTCTCCACCTGCGGCTCCCACCTCACCGTGGTCACTCTCTTCTACGGCACGACCATCGGGGTCTACCTGTGTCCCTCCTCTGTCCGCACGGTTGACAAAGAAAAGGCCGCAGCCGTCATGTACACAGCggtcacccccatgctgaaccccttcatctacagtCTGAGGAACAGGGACCTGAAGGGGGCCCTGAGAAAGCTTATCCAAAGGAAGGTCGCCTTGTCACCCTGA
- the LOC101525625 gene encoding olfactory receptor 7G2-like, which translates to MVEAGNRTAGSQFFLLGLTDDPALQPLLFGLFLCIYLVTVLGNLLIILAVCSDAHLHTPMYFFLGGLSFVDICFSTTTVPKMLTNLRAGDRGITYAGCLTQACVVLVFAGLENCLLAVMAYDRYVAICQPLRYTVVMSPRLCVLLVLLSLCASLLNALLLSLPALRLAFCTHLEIPLFFCELAQVIRLACSDTFLNHLLVYVAACGFGGVPFAGILFSYVRIVSSVLKMPSAKGRHKAFSTCGAHLSVVSLFYGTGLGAYVGSALSSSSRQSAAASAMYSVVPQIMNPFIYSLRNADMKAALSAVMRRSLQTWVAQNQSRSQKA; encoded by the coding sequence ATGGTGGAAGCCGGAAACCGGACAGCTGGTTCCCAGTTCTTTCTGCTGGGGCTCACGGATGACCCGGCCCTGCAGCCGCTCCTCTTCGGCCTGTTCCTATGCATCTACCTGGTCACCGTGCTGGGGAACCTGCTCATCATCCTGGCCGTGTGCTCCGATGCCCACCTCCAcacccccatgtacttcttcctcggGGGCCTGTCCTTCGTGGACATCTGTTTCAGCACCACCACCGTCCCCAAGATGTTGACGAACCTCCGGGCCGGGGACCGCGGCATCACCTACGCCGGCTGCCTCACCCAGGCCTGTGTGGTTCTGGTGTTTGCGGGCTTGGAGAACTGTCTGCTGGCcgtgatggcctatgaccgctacGTGGCCATCTGCCAGCCGCTGAGGTACACGGTGGTGATGAGCCCACGCCTGTGCGTCCTGCTGGTCCTGCTCTCGCTGTGCGCCAGCCTCCTCAATGCCCTCCTGCTCAGCCTCCCAGCGCTGCGTCTGGCCTTCTGCACGCACCTGGAGATCCCGCTTTTCTTTTGCGAGTTGGCTCAGGTCATCCGGCTAGCCTGCTCTGACACCTTCCTCAACCACCTCCTGGTCTATGTGGCTGCTTGTGGGTTCGGTGGCGTGCCTTTTGCCGGTATCCTGTTCTCCTATGTTCGCATCGTCTCCTCTGTGCTCAAAATGCCATCAGCCAAGGGGAGGCACAAAGCCTTTTCCACCTGCGGGGCCCACCTGTCTGTGGTCTCCTTGTTCTACGGAACGGGGCTGGGCGCGTATGTTGGTTCTGCCTTGAGCAGCTCATCCAGGCAGAGTGCAGCCGCCTCGGCGATGTATTCCGTGGTCCCCCAGATAATGAACCCCTTTATCTACAGTTTGAGGAACGCGGATATGAAGGCGGCCTTGTCTGCAGTGATGCGGCGTTCTCTTCAGACATGGGTCGCACAGAATCAGTCACGGAGCCAGAAAGCCTGA